A genomic segment from Longimicrobium sp. encodes:
- a CDS encoding ABC transporter ATP-binding protein: MSTQLLETPAVRPAAPAADAALELRNVSKWYGNVVAVNDITFSLGAGITGLLGPNGAGKSTILHMMSGFLEPSAGEVLVDGRSAWKNPEMYRALGLVPEREAVYPFLTGYEFALMNARLHGLADAKAAAERAIDIVDLRGAMNRRIGTYSKGMRQRAKIAGALVHDPRILLLDEPFNGMDPTQRMQMMDLLKRLAAEGRTILISSHILEELDQLANNVLVVVSGRLAASGHFREIRRLMTDRPHTFNLRSSDDRRLASALVAHPSVHGVELGEHLSVRASDRGSFALALAGIARSAGVTLFELRPTDESLESVFSYLVKR, translated from the coding sequence ATGAGCACGCAACTGCTGGAAACGCCGGCCGTGCGGCCCGCCGCGCCCGCCGCCGACGCCGCGCTCGAGCTGCGGAACGTGAGCAAGTGGTACGGCAACGTGGTCGCCGTCAACGACATCACCTTCTCGCTGGGGGCGGGGATCACCGGACTGCTGGGCCCCAACGGCGCCGGCAAGAGCACGATTCTCCACATGATGTCGGGGTTCCTGGAGCCCTCGGCAGGCGAAGTGCTGGTGGACGGCCGCTCCGCGTGGAAGAACCCGGAGATGTACCGCGCGCTGGGGCTGGTTCCCGAGCGCGAGGCCGTGTACCCGTTCCTGACCGGCTACGAGTTCGCGCTGATGAACGCCCGCCTTCACGGCCTCGCCGACGCGAAGGCTGCCGCGGAGCGGGCCATCGACATCGTGGACCTGCGCGGCGCCATGAACCGCCGCATCGGCACGTACAGCAAGGGCATGCGGCAGCGCGCCAAGATCGCCGGCGCGCTGGTCCACGATCCCCGCATCCTGCTGCTGGACGAGCCGTTCAACGGCATGGACCCCACCCAGCGCATGCAGATGATGGATCTGCTGAAGCGGCTGGCGGCGGAGGGGCGCACGATCCTGATCTCGTCGCACATCCTGGAGGAGCTGGACCAGCTCGCGAACAACGTGCTGGTAGTGGTCTCCGGCCGGCTGGCCGCGTCGGGCCACTTCCGCGAGATCCGCCGGCTGATGACGGACCGGCCCCATACCTTCAACCTGCGCTCCAGCGACGACCGGCGCCTGGCCTCGGCGCTGGTGGCGCACCCGTCGGTGCACGGGGTGGAGCTGGGCGAACACCTGAGCGTGCGCGCGAGCGACCGCGGCTCGTTCGCCCTGGCGCTGGCCGGCATCGCCCGGTCCGCAGGCGTCACGCTGTTCGAGCTGCGGCCCACCGACGAATCTCTGGAAAGCGTCTTCAGCTACCTGGTGAAGCGATGA